The region GTTTGGATTTATAGAGGTGAGCGCTTTGAATAGCTTTTTAGCTTGCTAGAAAAGCTAAAAAGCTATAAGCTAATGAAGCTATAAGCTGATAAAAAATATGTTATTCCCCAAAAAGGTAAAATTTAGAAAATGGCAGACAAAAAGGAGTAATCCTAAAAAAGCCAGAGTCGCCACAAGAGGCACAACTGTTGCTTTCGGCTCTTTCGGCTTGAAGGCTGATAAGGTTGGAAGAATAACTTCAAATCAGATTGAAGCGGCAAGAAAAGTCGCCAGTAGGTCAATCGGCAAGACCGGCAGGATATGGATTAGGATATTCCCTGACAGGCCTTATACTGCGAAACCTGCTGAAGTCGGCATGGGTAAAGGCAAGGGCGATCCTTCTGGTTATGTGGCAGAGGTAAAGCCGGGGACAGTCATTTTTGAAATAGACGGAGTGTCAGATGCTGATGCAAAAGAAGCATTGAGAAAAGCAGGCGCTAAAATTTCAGTAAAAACAAAAGTGATTAACAGGTAATTTTAAATAAGAGATGACAAATAAAGATAAAAATTTAGCCGATAATCCTGTCCAAAGCCGAAGCAAGATATTAAGCGGCGTGGTTGTTTCAGATAAGCAGGATAAAACTGTGACTGTTGAAGTTGTAAATTTCATTCAAAATCCAAAATACGGCAAGTTTATAAAAAGAAATAAGAAATATAAGGCGCATGATGAGAAAAATCAGTATAAAGAAGGCGATAAGGTTGTTATCAGAGAATGCAGGCCTATTTCAAAAGATAAGACTTTTACCGTAGTGGGTAAGGATGAGGTGGTTTTAAAAAAAGAATAGCAGAAAAATTTGAGAGTTATTTTCTGTAGGATTTTCCTTAAGACTGTCCTTTAAGAAAATAAGCTCTAAAATTTTTCTTATAATTATGATTCAGATACAGACAATGTTAAATGTTGCAGACAATACTGGCGCTAAAGTCGTTCAGGTTATTAAAGTTTTGGGCGGAAGTAAAAGACGCTATGCTTGTATCGGCGATGAGGTTGTTGTATCTGTGAAATCAGCTGAGCCAAGAAAGGTGGTAAAGAAAAAAGATGTGTTAAGAGCTATCATTGTCCGCCAGAAAAAAGCATTTAGGAGAAAAGACGGTTCTTATATTCGTTTTGACGATAATGCCGTTGTTATTATTGAGAAAGGCAAAAAAGAGCCTAAAGGGGGCAGAATTTTTGGGCCGATACCTAGAGAGATTGCAGAGAGAGGTTATACGAAAGTCATATCTTTGGCACCGGAGGTTGTTTAATAGCAAAAAATACGTTTTTCAAAAAAAATTAAAAGCTGGCTCCCTTAGCTCGCGGGCAATAGGGGGATTTGCAGGGAGTCAACTTTTAATTTTTTAGAAATGAAAGTTAATAAAAATTAAGAATTAAATAAATATGGATTTCAAGAAAAATGACAATGTATCAATAACGAGCGGTAAAGATAAAGGTAAGTCCGGCAAGATTACCAAGATTTTTTTGGCGGAAGAGAAGATTGTTGTGGAGGGAATCAATATGAAGAAGAAGCATCTTAAGCCAAAGAAATCCGGAGAAAAGGGGCAGATTATACAAATTGCAAGTCCTATTTCGGCTTCAAATGCTGTGATAGTCTGTTCTGCTTGTTCAAAAAACACAAGAATAGCAAAGAAAATCGAAGCAAAAGGAAAAAAGGTTCGCGTCTGTAAAAAGTGCGGTGCGGAGCTTTAGGATTGCAAAATTTTTGAAAATAAGTATTATGTTGTTGTGGCCTTTAAACTTGTCTTTTGGGCAAGGGGCCATTTATTTTATTAAAAAATGCAGACAATAAAAGAAAAATATAAAAAAACAGCGATTGCCCGTATGAAAGAGAAATTCGGCTATAAAAATGAAATGGCTATACCGAAGGTTGTTAAGGTTGTCGTTAATGTTGGAACTGGTTCTATAAACGATAAGAAGAAGATAGAGGAAGTTGAGAAGGGGTTGGCTCAGATAACGGGGCAGAAACCGTCCCCGAGAGCGGCAAAGAAATCTATTGCGACTTTCAAATTAAGAGAAGGTTCAGTAATAGGTTACGCAGTAACTTTGCGAGGCGAAAAGATGAATAGCTTTCTTGAAAAGCTGATTAATGTGACTATTCCCAGAATGCGTGATTTTAAAGGTTTGAATATCAGCGGAATAGATGATATGGGTAATTTTTCAATGGGGATTAAAGATCACCTCATCTTCCCTGAAGCCGGACATGAAGATCTTTCAAAAAGCTTCGGGCTTAGTATCACTATTGTGACAAGCGCTAAGACAAAAGATGAAGCGGAAGAACTTTTGAGATTATTAGGCTTGCCGTTTAAGAAGTAATCAATAAATTTGCAAAATAAGACTTTTTAGTATATTTTCATCATAGTATGGCAAAGAAATCAGTTATAGCGAGGTCGGAGAAGCCGGCAAAATTCAAATCACGGGTAGTGAGAAGGTGTTTTAGATGCGGAAGAAAAAGAGCTTTTATGAGAGACTTCGGATTATGTAGAATTTGTTTTAGGGAACTTGCCAATGAAGGCAAAATTCCGGGTATAAGAAAATCATCATGGTAATAGATCCGCTATCAGATATGTTCACAAGGATAAAGAACGCTCAAACTGCCGGTTTGGATGCGGTTGTTATTCCTTATTCTAAATTTAAAATGGAGGTTGCTAAAGTATTGCTGAAGAAAAATTTTATAAAAGAAATAAATCGCAGAGGAAAGAAAAATAAAAAATTTATAGAAGTTGTATTGTCGTATGGAGAGAAAAATAAGCCCGGCATATCGGATATTGAAAGGATTTCAAAACCTTCCAGACGCGTATATATTCCGGCAAATGAAATTAAACCTGTTCGTCAGGGTTATGGATCAATGATTATTTCAACTCCTAAGGGTATTTTAACAGACAATGAAGCCAAGAGAGAAAATGTCGGAGGAGAAGTGCTTTGTAAAATTTGGTAATATATAATATTTATGAGCCGTTTAGCTAAAAGACCAATATCAATTCCCAATAAAGTAGAAGTTAAAAAAGAGGGTAAAACCCTTACTGTTAAGGGTCCCCTAGGGGAGATTAAGCGTGATTTCAAAGATGAGATTGTCATCTCTATTGAGGGGGATAATATAACCTTGACCCCAAAAGAGATCAATCCTTTTCTATCTGCCCTTTGGGGTACTTACGCATCTCATATTAAGAATATGATGAATGGGGTTTTGAATAATTATGAGAAGAAGCTTGTTGTTGAAGGAGTGGGTTTTAAAGTTAATTTGCAGGGTAAAGATTTAATTTTTAGTTTAGGTTTTTCTCATCCTGTTAAAGTGGAAGTGCCTAATGACATAAAAGTCGTTATAGAAAAAAATAATATAACGGTATCAGGCATTGATAAAGAAAAAGTTGGCGCATTTACGGCAAGGATAAAGAATTTGAAAAAACCGGAGCCTTATAAAGGCAAGGGAATCAGATATGAGGGTGAATATATAAGAAGAAAGACAGGCAAAAAGGCGGCTGCCGGAGCGTAATTTGCAGTAATAATTAAATAGAAATGAATAAAACAAAAGAAAAAAATATAAAAAGATTGAATCGCCACAAAAGAGTCAGAGCGAAGGTTATAGGCACCGGAGAAAAACCGCGCCTATGTGTTTTCCGTTCAAATAAGCATCTCTTTTTACAGCTTATTGATGATTCTATTGGCAAAACTATTATTTCCGTGAGTGATATCAAAGAAGCCAAAAAATCAAAATTAAATAAGACAGATAGAGCAAAAGAGGCCGGTAAGAAATTAGCCGAGGAGGCAATTAAAAAAAATATTAAGACGGTCGTATTTGATAGAGGCGGTTATCTGTATCATGGGCGAGTTAAGGCTGTCGCTCTTGGCGCTCGCGATGGAGGTTTGAAGTTTTAAATATAGATTGTAGCTTACCAGGAAAGCTAAAAAGCTATAAGCTAACGAAGCTATAAGCTATAATAAAAATATGATTAAAGGAAATAAAAAAGAAAAAAGATTTACAGCTCGCGTAAAATCCGAGTATGATCAAAAAATGGTTGATATCGCAAGGACGACCAGAGTTGTTTCCGGTGGAAGAAGATTCAGTTTTAGAGTGGCGGTTATCATAGGTAATAGAAATGGCAGCGTCGCTATAGGTTTAGGCAAGTCAGTAGATACTGCATCAGCTATAGATAAAGCTGTTAGGGCTGCTAAAAAGAATATCATAAAAATTCCTTTAACTAAAAATGCTTCAATTCCTCACGAAGTTGAAGCAAAATATGCAAGCTCTCGTATAATGATAAAGCCTGCTCAACAAGGAAGAGGGCTTGTCGCCGGCAGTTCCGTTAGGACTATTTTAGATTTAGCGGGTGTAAAAAATGCCAATGCTAAAATATTTTCCAGAAGTAAAAATAAACTTAATAACGCAAAAGCGGCGCTTAAGGCATTAAGTAAATTTGATAATTATAATGATAGAAATAAATAAAGAATATGCAACTTAATGAAATAAAAACTAAAACACCAAATAAGAGTAAACGGCGTGTTGGTCGTGGCGGTAAGAGGGGCACTTACTCAGGCAAGGGTATGAAAGGACAGAAATCTCGCGCCGGTAGAAAGATGAGACCTGAACTCCGTGACATTATTAAGAAGATTCCTAAGAAGAGAGGATACAGCGCCCCGACCATAGAAATAAAACCGCAGATTGTTAATTTGGCGGATATTGAAGCAGTTCTTCCTCTAGGCAAGAAAGTTACACCTGCAGAACTTCTTTCTTTAGGGCTTATAAGGAGAATTAATGGTAAAATTCCTGCTGTAAAGATTTTAGGAAAAGGTGATATAAAGAAAAAGATTGAAGTTTTAAAATGCAGTGTTTCAGCGTCCGCTAAAGAAAAGATAGAAAAAGCAGGCGGAAGCATCAGTAATTAGCTAATGAAGCTAACAGCTAATTTATGTTAAGTAATCTAATAAATAAATTTAAAATCGTAATTTCCGACCCGGATCTTAGGAATAAGATTCTTTTCACTCTTTTTATTCTTGTATTATTTAGAGTCGGAGCGTCTATCCCCGTGCCAGGAGTTGATAAGTTGCGTTTGGCGGAATTTTTCTCCGGCAACCAGCTTTTCGGACTTCTAAATGTCTTTTCAGGAGGCGGTCTTTCTAATCTTTCTATAATGATGCTTGGAGTCGGTCCTTATATTACCGCGACAATTATAATGCAGCTTCTTACCATGATTTTCCCTAAGCTTAAAGAGCTTTATCATGAAGAAGGTGAAGCCGGAAGAAAGAAATTCAATCAGTACTCAAGGCTTGCCACTATCCCGCTTGCCATTCTTCAGGGATTTGCTCTTTTGTCTCTTTTGGGAAGACAGGGCGTATTGATGGATATCACACTTTTTGGACAGCTAGTAAATGTGGCTATAATTACGGCTGGTTCAGTTCTGCTTATGTGGCTTGGGGAGCTTGTGTCAGAGCATGGCATAGGTAATGGTGTTTCAATCTTGATTTTTGCCGGTATCGTGGCGGGCATCCCATCTTTGGCAGGACAGCTTTTGTTCACTTTTGATGCGAGTCAATTGCCTGTCTACTTGGCGGTAATCGTCGCTTCTGTTGTTGTCATAGCCGGTGTTGTTTTAGTGACCGAAGCGGAGCGTCCTATACCGGTTTCTTATGCCAAGCGAGTCAGGGGAAATAAAATATACGGAGGAGTGTCCACTTATATACCGCTTAGGGTAAATCAGGCAGGAGTTATACCTATTATCTTTGCTCTTTCACTTCTTCTCTTCCCGCAGATGATCGCCGGTGCTTTAAGTAAAATGGGTAACGAAATAATACAGACCATATCAAGCATAATGCTTTATTTTGTGACCAATCCCTGGGTTTCGTCCATTTTTTATTTTGTCTTGGTGTTTGCTTTTACTTATTTTTACACGGCTGTTACTTTTGACCCTGATGCAATATCTACAAACTTGCAAAAGAGCGGAGCTTTTGTGCCTGGCATAAGGCCTGGCCGTCCTACCGCTTTTCATATAAGTAAGATTCTAACCAGAATTACTTTTGTTGGCGCTTTGTTTCTTGGATTTATCGCTGTCCTTCCTATGATAATGAAGAGCGTCACGGGAATTGCCGCTTTTGCTATAGGCGGAACAGCGCTTTTGATCGTCGTATCTGTAGTGCTTGATTTGGTAAAGAAGGTGGAAGCGCAAATCTCAATGAGAGATTACGAATAATTCATTCGCCGTGGCGAATTAAACGGCTCATCCGCCAGCTGGCGGATGAGCCGTTTAAGTTTTCAATAATTTAAAATACAAGGTATAATCAAATGATGGAAAAATTAGGATTTATGTTTATAGGTTTGTCTGGGAGCGGTAAGGGGACCCAGTCAACTTTATTAAAAAAATTTTTGGAGGAGAGGCATGGAGAAAGTTCTGTCATTTTTGCTTATGCCGGAGAGAATTTCCGCAAGCTTATGGAAAATGACGGTTATACCGCGAGTTTATCAAAAAAAGTTACAGAAGGAGGAAAGTTAAACCCTGGGTTTCTTGCCGTGTGGGCATGGAGTACCGTATTGGTAAACTCTATGGAAGACAATAAGCATCTTATAATGGACGGCTCGCCACGCAAATTGATGGAAGCTGAGCTTATTGATGAGGCGATGGAATTTTACGGTATAGAAAAAGTTTATCCTATATTTTTAGATATAGGTTTTGATGTCGCAAAGGATCGTCTTATGGCAAGAGGAAGAGCTGATGATAATGAAGAGGGTATAAAAGAGAGGTTTGCTTATTATGAAAGGGATGTTGTGCCGGTGATAGAGTATTTTAAGAACGAGAGTAAAAATAAGCTGATAGAAGTAAACGGAGAGCAGTCAGTTGAAGGGATACATAAAGAGATTATAGAAAAGATTTTTAATGTCACTGATTAAAACAAAAGAAGAGATACAGATATTAAGAGAAGGGGGTAAAAGACTCGCTTTTATTTTGCATGAGATCGTCGGTAAGGCAAAAGTTGAAGTATCGGCTGAGGAATTAAATAAGCTAGCTATCGCTTTAGCGAAAAAATATGACAGTATCCCCTCTTTTCTCAATTATAAGCCCGATGGGACAGGGCGCGGTTATCCTGCAGCGCTTTGCGTGTCGGTAAATGATGAAGTGGTGCATGGTCTTCCTTTTGGTAAAATTTTTAAAGATGGTGATATTGTCGGCTTTGATTTTGGTTTGAAATATAAGGGGCTATATACCGATATGGCCATTACTGTTGGTATTGGTGAAATCGATAGTAAGGCGAAGAAGTTAATAAACGCAACAGAAGAATCTTTAAATAAGGGTATCGCTGTTATTCGTGACGGCGCAACGGTTGGTGATATTGGCGAAGCTGTGCAGAAGTATATAGAATCGCAAGGATTTTCAATTGTCCGCAAGTTAGTAGGCCACGGTGTAGGGCACGCCGTTCATGAAGCTCCAGAGATTCCAAATTATGGCAACAAAAATCAGGGCTTTGTCTTGAGAGAGGGGATGATATTAGCGCTTGAACCTATGGTAAATGAAGGTGATTTTGACGTTACTGTTTCACCAGACGGCTTTACATGGAAGACGCGAGACCATTCCCGCAGCGCTCATTTTGAGCATACTATCCTAGTAACAAAAACTGGCACAGAAATCCTCACATTAATCTAATTTGACGATTATAACTTGGCGGCCTCGCCGCCAAGTGAGTTGAATGATATAATAATAAAATTATGGGTAAAAGAAAAATTGAATTTGCAAATAGTGAATATTACCATATTTTTAATCGTGGAGTAGATAAACGACAAATTTTTCTTGATCAAGAAGACCTTAGTCGGTTTTTTCAAAGTATGAATGAGTTTAATGTACGTGAACCGATAGGTAGTATCTATGAAAATTCATTTAGAAAACTATTTGGCGGCGAGGCCGCCAAGTTAAACGAAGGTGAGAAATTAGTTAATTTTATTTGTTATTGTCTCAATCCTAATCATTACCATTTTATTTTAGAGCAAGTTTCTGATAAGGGGATAGAGAAATTTATGCAAAGATTAGGTGGTTATACATGGTATTTTAATAAAAAATATGAACGTAGTGGATCTTTGTTTCAAGGACCATTTAAATCTGTGCACATAGACTCAAACGAGCAGTTATTACACACGAGTGTTTATGTGAATTTAAATGATAAAGTTCACCAACTTGGCGGCGAAGCCGCCAAGTTGGTGAGGTCAAGTTGGGGCGAGTATATGGGGAATATACAAAATACAATGGTGAATATTGATAATAAAATCATTAATAATACCAATGTAGCAAAAAATGCAAAAAAATCTTTTTGCAAGAAAGATATTATTTTAGATCAATTTAAGAATAGAGATGAGTATAAAGATTTCGCAAAAGAGGCGTTGTCAATAATAAGAGAAAATAAAGAAAGAGAAAAAGAGATGGAAAAATTGTTAATAGAATAATGGATAATGTTTTTTAACCACTTGGACACGGCGTGTCCAAGTGAGGTGCGGGGGTGTGGATAATTGAATAGCACAATAAGTTGATAATGTGTGGTATAATTTAAATATTATAAATCAAAAAATAAATCCACTTGGACACGGCGTGTCCAAGTGGGGATAACAAACACATAAACATATATGTTACTCAACTTATATCAAAAGCTAAAATTAAAAACAGAAGTTTTAAGAGGAGAAATAGTAGAAGATAAAGCGCGCGGGAGATTCATCAGACCGCTTTGGAAAAAGCTGAAGCGTGGGCTCTGCTTAATTGCTTTTGATACAGTTGAAGTCGCGCTTATAATTTTTAAAAAGCCGGGGCATATGAGGCCACAGGAGGCGGGCGACGGCTTCATCCGCTTTGACTCGGAGAGCTTCAAGGGGCGTTATCATTATTATACAGCTCACAGGAGCGTAAGGGAGAGAGCGAGACTTTTCATATCAACAAGCTTTTCTTCATTTGTCGCTTTTCTTCTTATCTTCGCCATCATACTCTCTATTGCCGGTCGGCCGACAGCTTACGTGGAAGCGGCGACTTACAACTGGCTTCAGACAGATTGGACATCATTGACTGCAAACACGGCTTCACACACTTCTGATCAGACTGGCTGGGCAGAATATAGTGCCACTTCTACCAATATTACCGCCAATACAGAACTTTCAATCAGTAATATCGTCTATGCTGTTACTGATGACGGCACATTGAGTTCAGATGGTGCAGCATCCGGCGGAGGGTTTGGTAATGGG is a window of Patescibacteria group bacterium DNA encoding:
- the rplP gene encoding 50S ribosomal protein L16; this translates as MLFPKKVKFRKWQTKRSNPKKARVATRGTTVAFGSFGLKADKVGRITSNQIEAARKVASRSIGKTGRIWIRIFPDRPYTAKPAEVGMGKGKGDPSGYVAEVKPGTVIFEIDGVSDADAKEALRKAGAKISVKTKVINR
- the rpsQ gene encoding 30S ribosomal protein S17, with translation MTNKDKNLADNPVQSRSKILSGVVVSDKQDKTVTVEVVNFIQNPKYGKFIKRNKKYKAHDEKNQYKEGDKVVIRECRPISKDKTFTVVGKDEVVLKKE
- the rplN gene encoding 50S ribosomal protein L14 translates to MIQIQTMLNVADNTGAKVVQVIKVLGGSKRRYACIGDEVVVSVKSAEPRKVVKKKDVLRAIIVRQKKAFRRKDGSYIRFDDNAVVIIEKGKKEPKGGRIFGPIPREIAERGYTKVISLAPEVV
- the rplX gene encoding 50S ribosomal protein L24; protein product: MDFKKNDNVSITSGKDKGKSGKITKIFLAEEKIVVEGINMKKKHLKPKKSGEKGQIIQIASPISASNAVIVCSACSKNTRIAKKIEAKGKKVRVCKKCGAEL
- the rplE gene encoding 50S ribosomal protein L5, with translation MQTIKEKYKKTAIARMKEKFGYKNEMAIPKVVKVVVNVGTGSINDKKKIEEVEKGLAQITGQKPSPRAAKKSIATFKLREGSVIGYAVTLRGEKMNSFLEKLINVTIPRMRDFKGLNISGIDDMGNFSMGIKDHLIFPEAGHEDLSKSFGLSITIVTSAKTKDEAEELLRLLGLPFKK
- a CDS encoding type Z 30S ribosomal protein S14, giving the protein MAKKSVIARSEKPAKFKSRVVRRCFRCGRKRAFMRDFGLCRICFRELANEGKIPGIRKSSW
- the rpsH gene encoding 30S ribosomal protein S8 is translated as MVIDPLSDMFTRIKNAQTAGLDAVVIPYSKFKMEVAKVLLKKNFIKEINRRGKKNKKFIEVVLSYGEKNKPGISDIERISKPSRRVYIPANEIKPVRQGYGSMIISTPKGILTDNEAKRENVGGEVLCKIW
- the rplF gene encoding 50S ribosomal protein L6, with translation MSRLAKRPISIPNKVEVKKEGKTLTVKGPLGEIKRDFKDEIVISIEGDNITLTPKEINPFLSALWGTYASHIKNMMNGVLNNYEKKLVVEGVGFKVNLQGKDLIFSLGFSHPVKVEVPNDIKVVIEKNNITVSGIDKEKVGAFTARIKNLKKPEPYKGKGIRYEGEYIRRKTGKKAAAGA
- the rplR gene encoding 50S ribosomal protein L18 — translated: MNKTKEKNIKRLNRHKRVRAKVIGTGEKPRLCVFRSNKHLFLQLIDDSIGKTIISVSDIKEAKKSKLNKTDRAKEAGKKLAEEAIKKNIKTVVFDRGGYLYHGRVKAVALGARDGGLKF
- a CDS encoding 30S ribosomal protein S5, which produces MIKGNKKEKRFTARVKSEYDQKMVDIARTTRVVSGGRRFSFRVAVIIGNRNGSVAIGLGKSVDTASAIDKAVRAAKKNIIKIPLTKNASIPHEVEAKYASSRIMIKPAQQGRGLVAGSSVRTILDLAGVKNANAKIFSRSKNKLNNAKAALKALSKFDNYNDRNK
- the rplO gene encoding 50S ribosomal protein L15 codes for the protein MQLNEIKTKTPNKSKRRVGRGGKRGTYSGKGMKGQKSRAGRKMRPELRDIIKKIPKKRGYSAPTIEIKPQIVNLADIEAVLPLGKKVTPAELLSLGLIRRINGKIPAVKILGKGDIKKKIEVLKCSVSASAKEKIEKAGGSISN
- the secY gene encoding preprotein translocase subunit SecY, which gives rise to MLSNLINKFKIVISDPDLRNKILFTLFILVLFRVGASIPVPGVDKLRLAEFFSGNQLFGLLNVFSGGGLSNLSIMMLGVGPYITATIIMQLLTMIFPKLKELYHEEGEAGRKKFNQYSRLATIPLAILQGFALLSLLGRQGVLMDITLFGQLVNVAIITAGSVLLMWLGELVSEHGIGNGVSILIFAGIVAGIPSLAGQLLFTFDASQLPVYLAVIVASVVVIAGVVLVTEAERPIPVSYAKRVRGNKIYGGVSTYIPLRVNQAGVIPIIFALSLLLFPQMIAGALSKMGNEIIQTISSIMLYFVTNPWVSSIFYFVLVFAFTYFYTAVTFDPDAISTNLQKSGAFVPGIRPGRPTAFHISKILTRITFVGALFLGFIAVLPMIMKSVTGIAAFAIGGTALLIVVSVVLDLVKKVEAQISMRDYE
- a CDS encoding nucleoside monophosphate kinase, with translation MMEKLGFMFIGLSGSGKGTQSTLLKKFLEERHGESSVIFAYAGENFRKLMENDGYTASLSKKVTEGGKLNPGFLAVWAWSTVLVNSMEDNKHLIMDGSPRKLMEAELIDEAMEFYGIEKVYPIFLDIGFDVAKDRLMARGRADDNEEGIKERFAYYERDVVPVIEYFKNESKNKLIEVNGEQSVEGIHKEIIEKIFNVTD
- the map gene encoding type I methionyl aminopeptidase, producing the protein MSLIKTKEEIQILREGGKRLAFILHEIVGKAKVEVSAEELNKLAIALAKKYDSIPSFLNYKPDGTGRGYPAALCVSVNDEVVHGLPFGKIFKDGDIVGFDFGLKYKGLYTDMAITVGIGEIDSKAKKLINATEESLNKGIAVIRDGATVGDIGEAVQKYIESQGFSIVRKLVGHGVGHAVHEAPEIPNYGNKNQGFVLREGMILALEPMVNEGDFDVTVSPDGFTWKTRDHSRSAHFEHTILVTKTGTEILTLI